One genomic window of Novosphingobium aureum includes the following:
- the ctaD gene encoding cytochrome c oxidase subunit I gives MSLHEQDDPRLRAAQEERLRAVWAPPKGLFLKWTDTNNDAVGAWYVLTGFVFMLFAGVLGLIMRTQLAVPDNDLVDAGTFNQLFTLHGSMMMFLFAVPMFEAVSIILLPQLLGARDLPFPRLSAFGYWSFLIGGVFVGGSILFNAAPDGGWFMYPPLTTRTDLSGIGADIWMLGLSFIEVSSIAAAVELIVGVLKCRPPGMRLNLMPLYAWYILVVAVMILFAFPPLIAGDVLFEMERLLDWPFFDASRGGDPLLWQHLFWIFGHPEVYIVFLPSIALFAMLVPTFARRHLLGYPWIVLAAVGTAFLSFGLWVHHMFTTGLPKISLGFFSAASEAVAIPTAVQIFVFIATLWAGRVKWSTPMLYASGSLAVFVVGGLTGVMVAVAPFDWQAHDTYFVVAHLHYVLIGGTLLPLFAGLYYYWPLITGKKLSDRLGRVAFWMCFAGVNLCFFPMHFSGLMGMPRRVFTYPEALGIGGLNMTSTIGAFLFAAGVAVICVDLCLSPRRPFAPRNPWNAGTLEWLAHPQDEHWGIRSIPLIESRYPIWDQSDFMKKVDEGRYFLPDAEEGRRETIITSVLDARPLAVVRLGTPSWIPMATAVALGAVFILTTYHLYWPALVCGFATLACVLAWLWTGTAEIPEKPSKPIGHGIELPLYLSGRSAPGWWAMFITMMADATAFSGLVFGYYFFWTRHPDFPPPELAGAPGVLWPMVALASGLASWIATLAARSANRRGALLPARLLLVFAIGAALVSAGTGLAGPWLGGMDPTLHSYPAIVWTIAIWTSAHGAIAAIMLAYVIARSLAGRMTAQHDADLRNVTVYMHFFALTVVVAYATLGLFPEVA, from the coding sequence ATGAGCCTGCACGAACAGGACGATCCGCGACTGCGCGCAGCCCAGGAAGAACGCCTGCGCGCGGTCTGGGCACCACCCAAGGGTCTGTTCCTCAAGTGGACCGACACCAACAACGACGCGGTCGGAGCCTGGTACGTGCTGACCGGCTTCGTGTTCATGCTCTTTGCGGGCGTGCTCGGCCTGATCATGCGCACGCAGCTGGCGGTGCCCGACAACGACCTCGTCGACGCGGGGACCTTCAACCAGCTATTCACGCTGCACGGCTCGATGATGATGTTCCTCTTCGCCGTGCCGATGTTCGAGGCGGTCTCGATCATCCTCCTGCCCCAGCTTCTGGGCGCGCGCGACCTGCCCTTCCCCCGGCTTTCCGCCTTCGGCTACTGGTCGTTCCTGATCGGCGGCGTCTTCGTCGGTGGCTCGATCCTGTTCAACGCCGCCCCCGACGGCGGCTGGTTCATGTACCCGCCACTGACGACGCGCACCGACCTCTCCGGGATCGGCGCGGACATCTGGATGCTGGGCCTCTCGTTCATCGAGGTCTCCTCGATCGCGGCGGCGGTCGAGCTGATCGTCGGCGTGCTTAAGTGCCGCCCGCCGGGCATGCGGCTCAACCTCATGCCGCTCTATGCCTGGTACATCCTCGTCGTCGCGGTGATGATCCTGTTCGCCTTCCCGCCGCTGATCGCGGGCGACGTTCTGTTCGAGATGGAGCGCCTGCTCGACTGGCCCTTCTTCGATGCCAGCCGGGGCGGCGACCCGCTGCTGTGGCAGCACCTGTTCTGGATCTTCGGCCACCCCGAGGTCTACATCGTGTTCCTGCCCTCGATCGCGCTTTTCGCGATGCTCGTGCCGACCTTCGCGCGGCGCCACCTGCTCGGCTACCCGTGGATCGTGCTCGCCGCCGTCGGGACCGCGTTCCTGTCCTTCGGGCTCTGGGTCCATCACATGTTCACTACCGGGCTGCCCAAGATCAGCCTTGGCTTCTTCTCGGCGGCTTCCGAGGCCGTGGCGATTCCGACCGCGGTGCAGATCTTCGTGTTCATCGCCACCTTGTGGGCGGGACGGGTCAAGTGGTCGACGCCGATGCTCTATGCCAGCGGCAGCCTCGCGGTCTTCGTCGTGGGCGGGCTGACCGGGGTCATGGTCGCGGTCGCCCCGTTCGACTGGCAGGCGCACGACACCTACTTCGTCGTCGCCCACCTGCACTACGTGCTGATCGGGGGGACGCTGCTGCCGCTCTTCGCCGGGCTCTACTACTACTGGCCGCTGATCACCGGTAAGAAGCTCTCCGACAGGCTGGGCCGCGTGGCCTTCTGGATGTGCTTTGCCGGGGTGAACCTTTGCTTCTTCCCGATGCATTTCTCTGGCCTCATGGGCATGCCGCGCCGCGTCTTCACCTATCCCGAGGCGCTGGGCATCGGCGGGCTCAACATGACCTCCACCATCGGCGCGTTCCTCTTCGCGGCGGGCGTCGCGGTAATCTGCGTGGACTTGTGCCTCTCGCCGCGCCGTCCCTTCGCGCCGCGCAACCCGTGGAACGCGGGCACGCTGGAATGGCTGGCCCATCCCCAGGACGAGCACTGGGGCATCCGCTCGATCCCGCTGATCGAGAGCCGCTACCCGATCTGGGACCAGAGCGACTTCATGAAGAAGGTCGACGAAGGCCGCTACTTCCTGCCCGATGCCGAGGAAGGACGCCGCGAGACGATCATCACCTCGGTGCTCGATGCGCGCCCGCTCGCGGTCGTGCGGCTGGGCACGCCGAGCTGGATCCCGATGGCGACCGCAGTGGCCCTGGGCGCGGTCTTCATCCTCACCACCTATCACCTCTACTGGCCCGCGCTTGTATGCGGTTTCGCGACGCTTGCCTGCGTGCTGGCCTGGCTGTGGACCGGCACCGCCGAAATTCCCGAAAAGCCCTCCAAGCCGATCGGCCACGGGATCGAGCTGCCGCTCTATCTCTCGGGCCGCAGCGCGCCGGGCTGGTGGGCGATGTTCATCACCATGATGGCCGATGCCACCGCCTTCTCCGGGCTCGTCTTCGGCTACTACTTCTTCTGGACCCGCCACCCCGACTTCCCGCCGCCCGAACTCGCCGGAGCGCCGGGCGTGCTGTGGCCGATGGTCGCGCTTGCAAGCGGGCTCGCCAGCTGGATCGCGACGCTCGCCGCGCGCAGCGCCAACCGGCGCGGCGCACTGCTCCCTGCAAGACTGCTGCTCGTCTTCGCCATTGGCGCCGCGCTCGTGAGTGCGGGAACGGGACTTGCAGGCCCTTGGCTCGGCGGCATGGACCCGACGCTCCATTCCTACCCCGCCATCGTGTGGACCATCGCCATCTGGACCTCGGCGCACGGCGCGATCGCCGCGATCATGCTCGCCTACGTCATCGCCCGTAGCCTTGCCGGCAGGATGACCGCGCAGCATGACGCGGACCTGCGCAACGTGACGGTCTACATGCATTTCTTCGCGCTGACGGTGGTCGTCGCCTACGCCACCCTCGGCCTGTTCCCGGAGGTCGCGTGA
- the coxB gene encoding cytochrome c oxidase subunit II — MRRTLPFGCLLLAGCNHHQSAVAPFGREANETLTLTMVLVAGAIIVALVTAALYVRAVRAREGSLDHRGGMRLVLWMGAIVPTVLLTVLLLFALPAMRPMETGPEDLVIRVEGEQFWWRVAYRPPGEEPLLSANEIRVPTGRRVHLVLAAGDVIHSFWIPGLAGKMDMIPGRDNDLVVEAEKPGRYRGVCAEFCGLSHALMAFEVVAMEPEAFDAWLLAQRGASTGASEGRGAALFTQNGCGACHAVRGTAHDAAIGPDLSRFGARTSLGAGILEPTRANIAAFIRDPQGAKPGARMPAYKTMSEADAKAIAAYLKGLQ; from the coding sequence TTGCGACGCACGTTACCGTTCGGCTGCCTGCTGCTGGCCGGATGCAACCACCACCAGAGCGCGGTGGCCCCGTTCGGGCGCGAGGCGAACGAGACGCTGACCCTGACCATGGTGCTTGTGGCAGGCGCGATAATCGTCGCGCTCGTCACCGCCGCCTTGTACGTCCGTGCCGTGCGCGCCCGCGAAGGCAGTCTCGACCACCGCGGCGGAATGCGGCTGGTCCTGTGGATGGGCGCGATAGTGCCGACCGTGCTGCTCACCGTGCTGCTGCTCTTCGCGCTGCCCGCCATGCGGCCGATGGAGACCGGTCCCGAGGACCTCGTGATCCGCGTCGAGGGCGAACAGTTCTGGTGGCGCGTCGCCTACCGGCCACCGGGCGAGGAGCCCCTTTTGTCTGCGAACGAAATCCGCGTGCCGACAGGGCGGCGGGTCCACCTCGTCCTTGCCGCGGGCGATGTCATTCACAGCTTCTGGATTCCGGGCCTTGCCGGCAAGATGGACATGATCCCGGGACGCGACAACGATCTCGTCGTCGAGGCCGAAAAGCCCGGCCGCTACCGGGGCGTGTGCGCAGAGTTCTGCGGGTTGAGCCATGCGCTCATGGCCTTCGAGGTGGTGGCGATGGAGCCCGAAGCCTTCGACGCGTGGCTCCTGGCGCAGCGCGGCGCATCGACCGGTGCCAGCGAGGGGCGCGGCGCGGCGCTGTTCACGCAAAACGGCTGCGGCGCGTGCCACGCGGTGCGCGGGACCGCGCACGATGCCGCGATCGGCCCGGACCTCTCGCGCTTCGGTGCGCGCACGAGCCTTGGCGCAGGCATCCTCGAGCCCACCCGAGCCAACATCGCCGCCTTCATCCGCGATCCGCAAGGTGCCAAGCCCGGCGCGCGCATGCCTGCCTACAAGACGATGAGCGAGGCCGACGCCAAGGCCATCGCCGCTTACCTCAAGGGACTGCAATGA
- a CDS encoding methyl-accepting chemotaxis protein, whose translation MKIRTITMVAASLVALLALLSGTMALRFIDTLGDSLAYSSENTVPSLSVLGDISQSAGQARVLTTQHILAPTPSVTRQIDKELLAAIARTDAGFERYAPLVSDETEAKMFSQLRDNWERWKAAVEPVRSESLAIRTVEATARYNRQLKPLGAAFDTVIDKQFAYNVEIADEAGVRGQADTASSFNWIAGLLVAIGVVCVGVMVVMQMRLNRPLAALTRAMEEMAGGNLDRQVPGGEKSDEIGAIARALEAIKQGVAARAEAQAREQARAQEVVVEQLGHGLGALKAGRLDCAISRSFPGEYESLRVDFNATLETLASLLSQVAEASDNVGNGSSEIASAADDLANRTSSQAAALEESAAAVRELRDAVTETANVADSARQNASETEHEAVQGGEVVQRAVTAMEAISKSSQRMAEIVTLIDGIAFQTNLLALNAGVEAARAGEAGKGFAVVATEVRALAERSAEAAREISGIIQASGADVSNGEEMMGRTREALDKIVSRTGTLSGLIRQIAESASAQTDTIRQVDEVVGQMDTATQQNAALVEQSTAASRGLAEEAERMGQLVRRFDLGGGRGAAREGNVRPMPARAVSPAPPMRPALSVGSAAVDTDWSEF comes from the coding sequence TTGAAAATCCGTACCATCACCATGGTCGCGGCGTCACTGGTGGCGCTGCTGGCGTTGCTCAGCGGGACGATGGCGCTGCGTTTCATCGATACGCTTGGCGATTCGCTGGCCTATTCCTCCGAAAACACTGTCCCCAGCCTCTCGGTCCTGGGCGATATTTCGCAGAGCGCCGGGCAGGCGCGCGTGCTCACCACCCAGCACATTCTCGCCCCGACGCCATCGGTGACGCGGCAGATCGACAAGGAGCTGCTCGCCGCGATCGCGCGCACCGATGCCGGTTTCGAACGCTATGCGCCGTTGGTCTCGGATGAAACGGAGGCCAAGATGTTCTCCCAGTTGCGCGACAACTGGGAGCGCTGGAAGGCCGCGGTCGAGCCGGTCCGAAGCGAATCGCTGGCGATCCGCACCGTCGAGGCGACCGCGCGCTACAACCGCCAGCTCAAGCCGCTGGGCGCGGCCTTCGATACGGTGATCGACAAGCAGTTCGCCTACAACGTCGAGATTGCCGACGAGGCCGGTGTGCGCGGACAGGCAGATACCGCGAGTTCGTTCAACTGGATCGCGGGCCTGCTGGTGGCGATCGGCGTGGTCTGCGTGGGCGTCATGGTGGTGATGCAGATGCGTCTCAACCGACCGCTCGCCGCGCTGACGCGGGCCATGGAGGAGATGGCAGGCGGCAATCTCGACCGGCAAGTCCCCGGCGGTGAGAAGTCCGACGAGATCGGCGCTATCGCTCGCGCGCTCGAGGCGATCAAGCAGGGCGTCGCCGCGCGTGCCGAGGCCCAGGCCCGCGAACAGGCGCGCGCGCAGGAAGTCGTTGTCGAGCAGCTCGGGCATGGGCTGGGCGCGCTCAAGGCCGGACGGCTCGACTGTGCGATCTCGCGTAGCTTCCCCGGCGAATACGAAAGCCTGCGGGTCGATTTCAACGCGACGCTCGAGACCCTCGCCAGCCTGCTCAGCCAGGTGGCGGAGGCCTCCGACAACGTCGGCAACGGTTCGAGCGAGATCGCCAGCGCGGCCGATGACCTTGCCAACCGCACCTCGAGCCAGGCTGCGGCGCTGGAGGAATCCGCGGCGGCAGTTCGCGAGTTGCGCGATGCGGTGACCGAAACCGCCAACGTCGCCGACAGCGCGCGCCAGAATGCCTCGGAAACCGAGCACGAGGCCGTGCAGGGCGGTGAGGTCGTGCAGCGCGCCGTCACGGCGATGGAGGCCATCTCGAAGTCGAGCCAGCGCATGGCCGAAATCGTCACCCTGATCGACGGCATCGCCTTCCAGACCAATCTGCTTGCGCTCAATGCGGGTGTCGAGGCGGCCCGCGCGGGCGAGGCGGGCAAGGGCTTCGCGGTCGTCGCCACAGAGGTTCGCGCGCTTGCCGAACGCTCGGCCGAGGCGGCGCGCGAGATTTCAGGCATCATCCAGGCGAGCGGCGCCGACGTCAGCAATGGCGAGGAGATGATGGGCCGCACCCGCGAGGCGCTCGACAAGATCGTCAGTCGGACCGGCACGCTCTCGGGCCTCATTCGCCAGATCGCCGAATCGGCGAGCGCGCAGACCGACACCATCCGGCAGGTCGACGAGGTTGTCGGTCAGATGGACACCGCGACCCAGCAGAACGCGGCGCTGGTCGAGCAATCGACCGCTGCCTCGCGCGGGCTGGCCGAGGAGGCCGAACGCATGGGACAGCTGGTGCGCCGCTTCGATCTCGGCGGTGGTCGGGGGGCGGCCCGCGAAGGCAACGTTCGCCCGATGCCGGCCCGCGCGGTGTCACCGGCTCCGCCCATGCGTCCGGCGCTATCGGTCGGCAGCGCCGCCGTCGACACGGACTGGTCCGAATTCTGA
- a CDS encoding TlpA family protein disulfide reductase, whose amino-acid sequence MALAVGGCDRKSEETAQPQASQASPDGTGAAVAPADAKLDRSHKGEPMPVITLVDNTGESLDLASLKGKPLLINLWASWCAPCIEEMPTLDALIEREDELGVTVLPISQDMGQPDKVIDILHRRKLDNVQPWLDEQGDLGFQYGGNLPITVLFDSNGKEVWRFTGANDWSSPEALKLIAEAS is encoded by the coding sequence ATGGCCCTTGCGGTCGGCGGCTGCGATAGAAAAAGCGAGGAGACTGCGCAACCACAGGCTTCGCAAGCCTCGCCAGACGGCACCGGGGCGGCGGTCGCGCCCGCCGACGCCAAGCTCGACCGCAGCCACAAGGGCGAGCCGATGCCGGTGATCACGCTGGTCGACAATACCGGCGAGAGCCTCGATCTCGCCTCGCTCAAGGGCAAGCCGCTGCTGATCAACCTGTGGGCGAGCTGGTGCGCGCCGTGCATCGAGGAAATGCCCACGCTCGACGCGCTGATCGAGCGCGAGGACGAACTGGGGGTAACCGTGCTGCCGATCTCGCAGGACATGGGCCAACCCGACAAGGTCATCGACATCCTGCACCGCCGCAAGCTCGACAACGTCCAGCCCTGGCTCGACGAGCAGGGCGACCTCGGCTTCCAGTACGGCGGCAACCTGCCGATCACCGTCCTGTTCGACAGCAATGGCAAGGAGGTCTGGCGCTTCACCGGGGCCAACGACTGGTCGAGCCCAGAAGCGCTCAAGCTGATCGCCGAGGCCAGCTAA
- the argH gene encoding argininosuccinate lyase, which produces MWGGRFAEGPSAIMREINASIPFDKALWRQDIAASKAHVAMLGAQGIVTAADAQTITEGLDKVAAEYEAGGVPENWDLEDIHMTTESRLAELIGPVAGRLHTARSRNDQVATDFKLWVREAIDEVDAGLEALQKALVAQAGTHAASIMPGFTHLQTAQPVTLGHHLMAYYEMIARDRSRLADNRERMNRSPLGSAALAGTGFPIDREMTAKALGFDGPTANSLDTVSDRDFALDYLMAASQCSLHLSRLAEEFIIWASQPFGFVRMADSLSTGSSIMPQKKNPDAAELVRGHAGRIAGCLTGLMMTMKGLPLAYSKDMQDDKPPVFEAHGLLALSIAAMTGMVAESDFKTDRMRQAAEMGFATATDLADWLVREGDIPFREAHHITGAAVKLAEARGVALDQLPLADLKEIDSRIDERVFKALSVEASVAARKSHGGTAPDQVRARVADARAALGME; this is translated from the coding sequence ATGTGGGGCGGACGGTTTGCCGAAGGACCGTCTGCGATCATGCGGGAGATAAACGCCTCGATTCCCTTCGACAAGGCACTGTGGCGTCAGGACATCGCGGCGAGCAAGGCGCATGTCGCGATGCTCGGCGCGCAAGGCATCGTCACCGCGGCAGACGCGCAGACGATCACCGAGGGGCTCGACAAGGTCGCCGCCGAGTACGAAGCCGGTGGCGTTCCCGAGAACTGGGACCTCGAGGACATCCACATGACCACCGAATCGCGGCTGGCCGAACTGATCGGCCCGGTCGCGGGGCGCCTGCATACCGCGCGCAGCCGCAACGATCAGGTGGCGACCGACTTCAAGCTCTGGGTGCGCGAGGCGATCGACGAGGTCGATGCAGGCCTCGAGGCGCTGCAGAAGGCGCTGGTCGCGCAGGCCGGAACCCACGCGGCCTCGATCATGCCCGGCTTCACTCACCTGCAGACCGCGCAGCCCGTCACGCTCGGCCATCATCTCATGGCCTATTACGAGATGATCGCGCGCGACCGCTCGCGCCTGGCCGACAACCGCGAGCGCATGAACCGCTCGCCGCTCGGCAGCGCGGCGCTCGCCGGCACCGGCTTTCCCATCGACCGTGAGATGACCGCGAAAGCGCTGGGCTTCGACGGGCCGACAGCCAACAGCCTCGATACCGTCTCGGACCGCGACTTCGCGCTCGACTACCTGATGGCGGCAAGCCAGTGCTCGCTGCACCTCTCGCGCCTCGCCGAGGAATTCATCATCTGGGCGAGCCAGCCCTTCGGCTTCGTGCGCATGGCCGATTCGCTCTCGACCGGCAGCTCGATCATGCCGCAGAAGAAGAACCCGGACGCCGCCGAGCTGGTGCGCGGCCACGCGGGCCGCATCGCGGGCTGCCTCACCGGCCTGATGATGACCATGAAGGGTCTGCCGCTCGCCTATTCGAAGGACATGCAGGACGACAAGCCGCCCGTGTTCGAGGCGCACGGCCTGCTCGCGCTTTCGATCGCGGCGATGACAGGCATGGTCGCCGAAAGCGATTTCAAGACCGATCGTATGCGCCAGGCCGCCGAAATGGGCTTTGCCACCGCGACCGACCTTGCCGACTGGCTGGTGCGCGAAGGCGACATTCCCTTCCGCGAGGCGCACCACATCACCGGCGCTGCGGTGAAGCTCGCAGAGGCACGCGGTGTCGCGCTCGACCAGCTGCCGCTGGCGGACCTGAAAGAGATCGACAGCCGCATCGACGAGCGCGTATTCAAGGCGCTCTCGGTCGAGGCCTCCGTCGCCGCGCGCAAGTCGCACGGCGGGACGGCGCCCGATCAGGTGCGCGCGCGTGTGGCCGATGCCCGCGCCGCGCTTGGAATGGAGTAA
- the lysA gene encoding diaminopimelate decarboxylase, translated as MDHFEIRDGALHAEQVALAEIGCEVGTPVYVYSRATLERHARVFREALSSLPKVHIAFAVKSNPNLAVLRVLAREGYGADVVSEGEMNRALAAGMPAGDIVFSGVGKSKRELTAAVRAGIGQFNLESEEEGVELAGIAASLGLRATCALRVNPDVDAGTHAKISTGKAENKFGVPYDRAAAIYARLSALEGLEMHGLAVHIGSQISDLEPSRKAFVKMGALMRELREQGLTVSHMDLGGGLGVPYKPGESLPTPAEYGAMVAEVAGDWGVTVMFEPGRVITGNAGVLVTEVIRVKEGASAPWVVVDAAMNDLARPAMYDAWHDFSAVQPTGETMLANVVGPICESSDTFAKNREIDVVKAGDLAVFRTAGAYGATMANTYNSRALVPEVMVDGDKWAIVAERIEPATILAAEQVPDWLD; from the coding sequence ATGGACCATTTCGAAATTCGTGACGGCGCGCTTCACGCCGAACAGGTGGCGCTGGCCGAGATCGGCTGCGAGGTCGGCACGCCGGTCTACGTCTATTCGCGCGCCACGCTCGAGCGCCACGCCCGCGTCTTCCGCGAGGCTCTGTCCTCCCTGCCCAAGGTGCACATCGCCTTCGCGGTGAAGTCCAACCCCAACCTCGCGGTGCTGCGCGTCCTCGCGCGTGAAGGCTACGGCGCCGACGTCGTCTCCGAGGGCGAGATGAACCGCGCGCTGGCGGCAGGCATGCCCGCAGGCGACATCGTCTTCTCGGGCGTCGGCAAGTCGAAGCGCGAGCTGACCGCGGCGGTCAGGGCCGGGATCGGCCAGTTCAACCTCGAGAGCGAGGAAGAGGGCGTCGAGCTTGCCGGGATCGCGGCGAGCCTGGGCCTGCGCGCGACCTGTGCGCTTCGCGTAAATCCCGATGTCGATGCCGGGACTCACGCCAAGATCTCGACCGGCAAGGCCGAGAACAAGTTCGGCGTGCCCTACGACCGTGCCGCTGCGATCTACGCGCGTCTCTCTGCGCTCGAGGGGCTCGAGATGCATGGCCTCGCCGTTCACATCGGCAGCCAGATCTCGGACCTCGAACCCTCGCGCAAGGCCTTCGTCAAGATGGGCGCGCTGATGCGCGAGCTGCGCGAGCAGGGCCTCACCGTCAGCCACATGGACCTCGGCGGGGGGCTTGGCGTCCCCTACAAGCCCGGCGAGAGCCTGCCCACGCCTGCCGAATACGGCGCGATGGTGGCCGAAGTCGCGGGCGACTGGGGTGTGACCGTGATGTTCGAGCCGGGCCGCGTCATCACCGGCAATGCCGGTGTGCTGGTTACCGAGGTGATCCGCGTCAAGGAAGGTGCCAGCGCGCCGTGGGTCGTGGTCGATGCGGCGATGAACGATCTCGCGCGTCCCGCCATGTACGATGCCTGGCACGACTTTTCCGCGGTCCAGCCGACCGGCGAGACCATGCTCGCCAACGTCGTCGGGCCGATCTGCGAGAGCTCGGACACTTTTGCCAAGAACCGCGAGATCGACGTGGTCAAAGCAGGCGACCTAGCAGTGTTCCGCACTGCTGGCGCCTATGGCGCGACGATGGCCAATACCTACAACAGCCGCGCGCTGGTGCCCGAGGTCATGGTCGATGGCGACAAGTGGGCGATCGTTGCCGAGCGTATCGAGCCCGCGACGATCCTCGCTGCCGAGCAGGTTCCCGACTGGCTCGACTGA
- a CDS encoding precorrin-2 dehydrogenase/sirohydrochlorin ferrochelatase family protein, with amino-acid sequence MIETLPLFHRISNAPVLVLGEGDGADAKRRLVERAGGVVVDDLDAAAGQGARLAFIAHEEEARAQADAARARAAGMLVNAMDRPALCDFTVPSILERSPVLVAVGTGGASAGLAKQLRLRLEALLPQTLGGLALALKVGRGALRKRFPDSGERRRALDAALAAGGALDPLVDGEGDARFSRWIAAPDAGEGGLAEITLRSDDPEDLTLREARLLGTADTVLAAPAIPAAILARVRADAVRGELLPDTSPEVPASGLVVVLRRALSA; translated from the coding sequence ATGATCGAGACGCTCCCGCTGTTCCACCGCATTTCCAACGCCCCCGTCCTCGTCCTTGGCGAAGGTGACGGGGCCGATGCCAAGCGGCGGCTGGTGGAGCGGGCGGGCGGCGTGGTCGTCGATGACCTCGATGCGGCGGCCGGGCAGGGTGCGCGCCTGGCCTTCATCGCGCACGAGGAAGAGGCGCGCGCGCAGGCCGATGCGGCGCGTGCGCGCGCGGCGGGTATGCTGGTCAATGCGATGGACCGCCCTGCGCTATGCGATTTCACCGTCCCCTCGATCCTCGAGCGCTCGCCGGTCCTCGTCGCGGTCGGCACCGGCGGGGCTTCGGCTGGTCTTGCCAAGCAGCTGCGTCTGCGCCTCGAGGCCCTGCTGCCGCAGACGCTGGGCGGGCTGGCACTCGCCCTCAAGGTCGGGCGCGGAGCCTTGCGCAAGCGCTTTCCCGATAGCGGTGAGCGCCGTCGCGCGCTGGACGCGGCCCTGGCTGCCGGTGGCGCGCTTGACCCGCTGGTCGACGGCGAGGGCGATGCGCGCTTTTCCCGCTGGATTGCCGCGCCCGATGCGGGCGAGGGCGGACTTGCCGAAATCACCTTGCGCTCCGACGATCCCGAAGACCTCACCTTGCGCGAGGCCCGCCTGCTCGGGACCGCCGATACGGTGCTGGCCGCGCCCGCAATCCCCGCCGCGATCCTCGCCCGCGTGCGCGCCGATGCGGTGCGTGGCGAGCTCTTGCCGGATACCTCGCCCGAAGTGCCGGCTTCGGGATTGGTGGTCGTTTTGCGCCGTGCCTTATCGGCCTGA
- a CDS encoding transposase gives MAELITLGESGVATPEQCRSGMSGPGFDPEESGSLENAARWLARLGNNRDFLGDILVDALAGTGAGTSDALAGLGGNAVMICPPGEGNFFIVAQIWPGIEDHAYRVSGPAPFDYDRAHDHTFDFLQLGYFGPGLEMEAWTYEAAQVEGHVGERVAITPAENLVLEPGMMVRYRAGRDIHRVQPPRSLAVTLALAHNHAVHGWLEHYQFEIADGSSAIIAARHGGGPSEAFLRIAVGLGGEEALDLAERFARHHPSDRMRLAAWRALVAQAPDDAARDALWAQAERGGSRLVARHAQAMRRSGR, from the coding sequence ATGGCCGAGCTGATCACTCTTGGCGAGAGCGGCGTCGCCACGCCCGAGCAATGCCGGTCCGGGATGAGCGGTCCGGGCTTTGATCCGGAGGAATCGGGCAGCCTCGAGAATGCCGCGCGCTGGCTGGCACGGCTGGGCAACAACCGCGATTTCCTCGGCGACATCCTCGTCGATGCTCTGGCCGGAACCGGGGCGGGGACCTCGGACGCGCTGGCCGGGCTTGGCGGCAACGCGGTGATGATCTGTCCGCCCGGCGAGGGCAACTTCTTCATCGTCGCGCAGATATGGCCGGGCATCGAGGACCATGCCTATCGTGTCAGTGGCCCCGCACCGTTCGATTACGACAGGGCGCACGACCACACGTTCGATTTCCTCCAGCTGGGTTACTTCGGACCCGGCCTGGAAATGGAGGCTTGGACTTACGAGGCTGCGCAGGTCGAGGGCCATGTCGGTGAGCGGGTTGCGATCACGCCGGCGGAAAACCTCGTGCTCGAACCGGGCATGATGGTGCGCTACCGCGCAGGCCGCGACATTCACCGGGTGCAGCCTCCCCGCTCGCTGGCGGTCACGCTGGCGCTGGCCCACAACCACGCGGTGCATGGCTGGCTGGAGCATTATCAGTTCGAGATCGCCGACGGGTCGAGCGCGATCATCGCCGCGCGCCACGGCGGGGGGCCGAGCGAGGCATTCCTGCGCATCGCGGTCGGGCTGGGCGGCGAAGAGGCACTCGATCTTGCGGAGCGGTTCGCGCGCCACCATCCCAGTGATCGCATGCGGCTTGCGGCGTGGCGTGCGCTCGTCGCACAGGCTCCCGACGATGCCGCGCGCGATGCGCTCTGGGCTCAGGCGGAACGCGGCGGCAGTCGGCTCGTCGCGCGCCATGCGCAGGCCATGCGCCGGAGCGGGCGCTAG
- the ruvX gene encoding Holliday junction resolvase RuvX: MITTGTLDFRDALPEGGALMALDLGTQTIGTAFCDAGWNFATPGKTLKRGKFGADKALLETLVHDRSVRGIVIGLPLNMDGSEGPRSQSSRAYARNLAALGLPILLWDERWSTMGAERGLLDQDMSRAKRKERIDSAAATVILQAAIDALAGGMF; encoded by the coding sequence GTGATCACCACCGGCACCCTCGACTTTCGCGATGCCCTGCCCGAGGGCGGCGCGCTGATGGCTCTCGACCTCGGCACGCAGACCATCGGCACCGCGTTCTGCGATGCAGGCTGGAACTTCGCCACGCCCGGAAAGACCCTCAAGCGCGGCAAGTTCGGCGCCGACAAGGCCCTGCTCGAGACGCTCGTGCACGACCGTTCTGTCCGCGGCATCGTGATCGGTCTACCCCTCAACATGGACGGTTCCGAAGGCCCGCGCTCGCAATCGAGCCGCGCCTATGCCCGCAACCTCGCCGCGCTTGGCCTGCCGATCCTGCTGTGGGACGAACGCTGGTCGACGATGGGGGCCGAACGCGGGCTGCTCGATCAGGACATGAGCCGCGCCAAGCGCAAGGAGCGCATCGATTCCGCTGCCGCTACGGTGATCCTGCAGGCTGCGATCGACGCCCTTGCCGGCGGGATGTTCTAG